Within Rothia sp. ZJ932, the genomic segment CGGGTGACCTATTTTCTCTGGAAGGAGAGGCTCATGTTAAAGGTTAAAGATTATTTTGGGTGCAATGCCCAAGAGGCTCAGCCCGCTGAAAACCACTTCTCTCTGCCGCTTGTATATAGCGGTGCGCTTCTAGTGTTTTTTGCTTATCTGGCGCTTCTGCAATGGCCTGCGTCTGGTATTCCCTCAGCCTTGCAACAGTACAACCTGCAACTTGAAGGCGGTACTTACTGGGTTGCTGATAAAGACCTACCTGCTTATGCGAAGGTTCTGGCATGGGTTGCTTTCGCCTGGAAGTTCTTTATCTACATCACGCTTACAGCGCTCATGTACCGGTTGGCACGTACCTTTTACACCAAGGCTGACTTTACTTCTCGCGTCTTCAAGACCCTGAAAGCAGCTCAGCTGACTTTACTCATTGGCATGATCGTTTATTCAATACTGGTGCATTTTGTGGGACGCGCAGTACAGCAGGCAAGCGGGTTAGCTGAATTTACGCAGATACCCACTTTCCTTTCAGACCAGGGTTTGCTGACTTTTCTTTTCTTGGTAGCGCTCTTCTTTATCGAGGGTGCGCTGCACCGTGGGCTGACGCTACAGGAGGACGTGGACGCCACCATCTAGCTTCCTGCTTCCCGCTGCGCGCCCACTGGCGCCGAGATCCTGATTTATCGCTGAGCCGGTTGCGGGGAGAGCCTAGCTCAGCTCCACTACTACGGGAGTATGATCGGACGCACCCGAACCGGCACGTTCGTCCTTATCAATGAACGCACCGCTCACGCGCGCAGCTAATGCGGGAGAGAGTAACTGAAAATCGATGCGCATGCCTTCATCTTTAGCGAAGCGCCCCGCCTGGTAGTCCCAGTAGGTGAAGCCGGGGGCGCGTTCGCGCACCGGATCAACCAGCCCGGTGTCTAAAAACCCGTTAAAGGCATCGCGCTCAGGGGCAGAGATATGTGTGAGTTCGTTGTCTAAAAAGTACTGGACGTCCCACACATCTTCATCGCGTGGTGCCACGTTCCAGTCACCCACTAGGGCAAATTCTGCGGCAGAATCAGCATTAAGCCAGGTTTCAACATTACCGCGCAGAGCATCCAGCCAACGCAGCTTGTAATCCATATGCGGGTCGGTGAGTCCGCGCCCATTGGGCACATAAAGACTCCACACCCGCACCCCACCGCAGGTTGCACCTATAGCGCGGGCCTCCAAAACCTCGTCCTCACCGGGCTTACCGAACACCGGCTGATTCTCGAAGCCGCGCTGAACGTCCTCAAGACCTACGCGCGAGGCAATGGCAACACCGTTCCACTGGCTGAGCCCAAAATGCGCTACCTCGTAGCCCATGAACTCAAAAATCTCTGACGGAAAATTGACGTCCGTACATTTGGTTTCTTGAATGGCGAGCACATCGACGTCACTGCGCTCTAACCATTCTTCAACGCGTTCGGCGCGGGCACGCAGAGAGTTCACATTCCAGGTAGCAATTTTCATGGTTTTAACCCTACCCGAACCGCGAAAACCGATAGTCTGGGTTAAGAAGTCATTGTAGGAGAGGTTGCTATGTCTGAAGAATCGCTAGTACTGGTCGAGGTGCGTGGAGGTCTTGGGGTTATCACCCTCAACCGTCCACGCGCGGTCAACGCCTTGAACTATGAGATGCTGAAAAGTGTTGATGGTGCTCTGACTGATTTCGAGAGTAATGAGGGCGTACACGCTGTGCTGATTCGCGGTGCGGGGGAGCGTGGGTTGTGCGCCGGTGGCGATGTTGTCTCTTTGTACCGCGCTATCGAAGAAGAGAACTTTGCTTTTGCTGAGGATTACTTCCGCGTGGAGTACACCCTCAACCACCGTATAGCTCATTACCCCAAGCCCTACATCGCTTTGATGGACGGGTTGGTGCTCGGCGGCGGTATTGGTGCATCAGCGCACGGTTCGCACCGCATTGTCACCGAGAACACTAAAGCTGGTATGCCCGAAACGGTGATTGGTTTTAGCCCCGATATTGGTGGTTTGAATATTTTGGCGCGCGCTCCTCACCACTTTGGCACGGCGATGGCGCTCACCGGTATTCATGTGGGTGCGGCGGACGCCCTGGCAGTGGGCTTGGCTGACTACTTTATTCCTGTTGAGAGGCTGGATGAACTGCAAGAAGCTCTCACACAGGTAAGTGGTGCCGAGCAGGTTACCCGAACCATTGAGCAGTTCACGCAGGACGCCGGTGCTTCAGCTTTTGAAGAAAATAAGGAGTGGATCGAGGCTGCCTTTAGCAAGGAGAACCCCCAGCAGATTGCGGATACGTTGAAGAAGGCGGCGCAGGGGGAATCAAGCAGTCTTGCTGAGGAGTTATATGCGTCCATTTTGCGTAACAGCCCCACGGGCGTGAAGACTGCCCTGAAAGCCATTCGTCGTGCCGAGGGTCAGAGTTTGGCGCAAACGCTAGAGCAGGATTATTTGACCTCCTGCAATGCTTTGCGTGCTCACGATATGCGCGAGGGAATTCGCGCTCAGGTGGTTGATAAAGACCGCAACCCGGTGTGGGAGCCCGCTTCTTTTGATGAGGTGAGTGACGAGCTGGTGGAGAGCTTCTTTGCACCGCTGAATGAAGATGAAGATTTGAAGTTGTAACTATGGGTGTGGGCAAAAATTGTTGGTTTGTATCTAACAGGCAACAATTTTTGCCCCTTTTTGTTGTGGGAAAGAAAGGGAGGTTATGTACGAGAATATTTTGGTTGAAACCCGCGGGCGCGTAGGAGTTATTACCCTCAATCGCCCCAAGTCGCTGAACGCTTTGAATGAGGCAAGTATGCGTGAGGTTGTCGCTGCTGCTCGGGAGTTTGATTCTTCTACCGAGATTGGCGCAATAGTGTTGGCAGGTAGCGAGAAGGCTTTTGCTGCCGGTGCTGATATTAAGGAGATGGCTCCGCAGAGTGCTACCCAAATGTTTGCCGCTGACTGGTTCGCGCACTGGGAGGGTTTGACGAGCGTGCGGACGCCCGTGGTCGCTGCCGTACGCGGTTATGCCTTGGGCGGTGGGTGTGAGCTGGCGATGATGGCTGATGTGCTGGTGGCTAGTGAGGATACTACGTTCGGTCAGCCCGAGATTAATCTAGGTATCATGCCCGGCATGGGTGGTTCGCAGCGTCTGACCCGCGCTGTCGGTAAGGCTAAGGCGATGGACATGATTTTGACCGGTCGAATGATCGGCGGGTCAGAGGCAGAACGTATTGGTTTGGTTTCCCGTTTGGTAGAGGATGAGCAGGTGCTTTCCACTGCTCTAGAGGTTGCTGAGACCATTGCGGGTAAGTCAAAGCATGCCTCCCAGGTTGCTAAAGAAGCGGTAAACACCGCTTTTGAAACCACACTGGCTCAGGGGCTGCTCTTTGAGCGCCGTGCCTTCCATGCCCTGTTCGCCAGTGAGGATCAGAAAGAGGGCATGGCTGCTTTCGTTGAAAAA encodes:
- a CDS encoding exodeoxyribonuclease III — its product is MKIATWNVNSLRARAERVEEWLERSDVDVLAIQETKCTDVNFPSEIFEFMGYEVAHFGLSQWNGVAIASRVGLEDVQRGFENQPVFGKPGEDEVLEARAIGATCGGVRVWSLYVPNGRGLTDPHMDYKLRWLDALRGNVETWLNADSAAEFALVGDWNVAPRDEDVWDVQYFLDNELTHISAPERDAFNGFLDTGLVDPVRERAPGFTYWDYQAGRFAKDEGMRIDFQLLSPALAARVSGAFIDKDERAGSGASDHTPVVVELS
- a CDS encoding enoyl-CoA hydratase/isomerase family protein translates to MSEESLVLVEVRGGLGVITLNRPRAVNALNYEMLKSVDGALTDFESNEGVHAVLIRGAGERGLCAGGDVVSLYRAIEEENFAFAEDYFRVEYTLNHRIAHYPKPYIALMDGLVLGGGIGASAHGSHRIVTENTKAGMPETVIGFSPDIGGLNILARAPHHFGTAMALTGIHVGAADALAVGLADYFIPVERLDELQEALTQVSGAEQVTRTIEQFTQDAGASAFEENKEWIEAAFSKENPQQIADTLKKAAQGESSSLAEELYASILRNSPTGVKTALKAIRRAEGQSLAQTLEQDYLTSCNALRAHDMREGIRAQVVDKDRNPVWEPASFDEVSDELVESFFAPLNEDEDLKL
- a CDS encoding enoyl-CoA hydratase; protein product: MYENILVETRGRVGVITLNRPKSLNALNEASMREVVAAAREFDSSTEIGAIVLAGSEKAFAAGADIKEMAPQSATQMFAADWFAHWEGLTSVRTPVVAAVRGYALGGGCELAMMADVLVASEDTTFGQPEINLGIMPGMGGSQRLTRAVGKAKAMDMILTGRMIGGSEAERIGLVSRLVEDEQVLSTALEVAETIAGKSKHASQVAKEAVNTAFETTLAQGLLFERRAFHALFASEDQKEGMAAFVEKREADFKHR